The Leucothrix mucor DSM 2157 DNA window ATTTTTTTATTGCACTTTTTAAATTAATTGCTGCATATTGGTTTTTTTTAGTAAACCTTATTCTTACTTCATTCTTATTATTTATAATCTGATAATATGAAATAGCATCTAATAAATATATAAATTCATCCTCCTCAGCTCCATCTCTTGTATAATATATTAAATAACCTGAACCACACTTTTTAGACTCAGAATGTTTCACTATTATCCAAGGAGATACAAGAACCTGCACTGTTGCAGGGTAACCCTTCACGGGGTTGCATTTAGGCCACAATTCGTTATGATTAAACAATGAACAAACTAACTGAGGCGCTTTTCAATCACCAACTGCCCGCGGATCTGGCGGCGTCGCAGCGTCTCAATCGTCAGTTATTGGATTTAGTGACCCAACTGGAACAGCGTGTCGCTGAGCTGGAAGACATCGCAGGCAGCGGGAGTTCTTCCAGAAACTCCTCCAGACCACCGTCCCAGGATTCACCGGAACAACGGGCTAAGCGCGAGAAGAAGCCTAAGAGTCCTCGCAAGCAAGGAGCCCAGCCGGGTCATCAGGGTCATCAACGCGTTCGGGTAGAGCTGTCTGCGACGGATGAGCAAGTTCATTACTACCCAGGCACTCAATGCACCTGTGGTGCGGTGTGTGATGTCGCTCAGGAGCCTTATCAGCGACATCAGGTCTTTGACCTGCCTGAGGTTCGCAGTCAAGTCACTGAACATTGTCTTTATGAGGCAATCTGTCCGGGTTGCCGCAAGCGTCAGGTGGCTCGCTTGCCAGACACGGTTCCCTGTGGGCAAATGGGGCCGGGACTGGTCAGCTGGATTACGCTGATGAATGGCGCTTATGCCTTATCGGTGTCAAACATTCAACGCTTACTGAAAGATCACTGGCAACTCGCCTTCAGTACCGGTGCCGTGAGCCAGGCCACCCGCTCGGTCACGGGATGGTTGCTGCCGCTGTATCAGCAAGTGGGTCAGGCGGTACGGAATTTACCCGTTGCTCATGCGGATGAAACCAGTCATTACCGCAATAATGAGCAGCGTTGGCTTTGGGTGCTGTGTTCCTCGCAAGTCGTCTACTTTCTAACGCATCATTCTCGGGGTAAAGGTGCCGCGAAGGGTTTACTGGATAATTTTGAGGGTATACTGGTCACTGACCAACATGGCGGCTACAACGATTATCCGGTCGAAAAGCGCCAGCTTTGCTGGGCGCATATTATCCGTAAGTTTCGGAAAATATCAGAACGTGTGGGACGGGCCGGGGTGCTGGGGAAACAACTCTGGCGATTATCCCGCTTGATTGTACACTGTCGTAATCGTTGGCGATCGGGCGGCTATTCTGATGCTGGCTACCACACACGAATGCGACGATTCAAACAGGCGATCCATACGCTACTGTGCCTGGGGTGTGAGACCGCGCCCGCTGACCCGTTAAAAAAAGCCAGCAAAACAGCCAATCAGTGCAAACGACTGCTGGCGGATGAATCGATGCTCTGGACGTTTTTGCAGGATCGCGCGATTCCCATGACCAACAATGAAGCAGAACGTGCGATACGTCCTTATGTGATCTGGCGTAAAACCAGTTTCTTCAGTCAGTCTGCCAGAGGAGATCAGTTCCGTCCGGTGATTCTGACTCTGACTGAAACCTGTAAGCGGTTGGGCTTAGGCGTTTATGGACTATTGAGAAAAGTCTGTGAACAAGGCCTGTGTGGTGAGGCTATTACCGTACGGCTACCCTTAGGTCAGCACGCTATATCAGCGTAAGCCCCCCGTGAAGGGTTACGTTGCAGGCTCATCATAGTCGTTATCAAAATGATTTTTAGTCATCATTTCATTTGGATGATAAAAGCAATACTTATCCGATGATGGAAGCTCTCCTCTTGAACTCATTACTTGAATATCATTTGCGATACTCATTAGTTCAGTTATTTTATAAGGACTTAGTACAACTATCGATCCCTCTTGATCCAAATGATTTGCATCTTTATCAAGATTTAGCATTATATCGTCAAAGTCACCATTAT harbors:
- the tnpC gene encoding IS66 family transposase, which codes for MNKLTEALFNHQLPADLAASQRLNRQLLDLVTQLEQRVAELEDIAGSGSSSRNSSRPPSQDSPEQRAKREKKPKSPRKQGAQPGHQGHQRVRVELSATDEQVHYYPGTQCTCGAVCDVAQEPYQRHQVFDLPEVRSQVTEHCLYEAICPGCRKRQVARLPDTVPCGQMGPGLVSWITLMNGAYALSVSNIQRLLKDHWQLAFSTGAVSQATRSVTGWLLPLYQQVGQAVRNLPVAHADETSHYRNNEQRWLWVLCSSQVVYFLTHHSRGKGAAKGLLDNFEGILVTDQHGGYNDYPVEKRQLCWAHIIRKFRKISERVGRAGVLGKQLWRLSRLIVHCRNRWRSGGYSDAGYHTRMRRFKQAIHTLLCLGCETAPADPLKKASKTANQCKRLLADESMLWTFLQDRAIPMTNNEAERAIRPYVIWRKTSFFSQSARGDQFRPVILTLTETCKRLGLGVYGLLRKVCEQGLCGEAITVRLPLGQHAISA